A window of Argopecten irradians isolate NY chromosome 1, Ai_NY, whole genome shotgun sequence contains these coding sequences:
- the LOC138334332 gene encoding uncharacterized protein, with translation MYHLLENAFALLLFTMESYHVTSHIMVLTRTRLLPRKDLVRLRLYFLIDLMTVFFSSVVFLQRLQWLAVLQILQHLYYFIFWEKTKPAKKIISWSSIDWTKSNFQQEWHFDSILGTLFDIAVHVVFAVLLGEYLTTVQMMISLMAGHSVLFMFLWSRRFAWSNPWSPPKWVEKRIQPVSLDKARWF, from the exons atgtATCATCTTTTGGAAAACGCCTTCGCCTTGCTTCTATTTACAATGGAGAGTTACCACGTGACGAGTCACATCATGGTTTTAACAAGAACCCGTCTCCTTCCGCGCAAAGATCTAGTCCGTCTGCGATTGTATTTTCTGATCGACCTGATGACGGTTTTCTTCTCCTCGGTAGTGTTCCTACAGCGACTCCAATGGCTGGCGGTACTTCAGATCTTACAACACCTCTACTACTTTATCTTCTGGGAGAAAACCAAGCCAGCGAAGAAG ATTATCAGCTGGAGTTCTATCGACTGGACCAAAAGTAACTTCCAACAAGAATGGCACTTCGACTCCATCCTCGGCACGCTCTTCGACATCGCAGTCCACGTGGTGTTTGCTGTACTTCTCGGGGAATATCTGACCACTGTCCAGATGATGATATCGTTGATGGCGGGCCACAGTGTCCTTTTCATGTTCCTCTGGAGCCGGCGCTTTGCCTGGAGTAATCCATGGTCACCTCCCAAATGGGTCGAAAAGCGAATCCAGCCAGTTTCACTGGACAAGGCTCGCTGGTTTTAA